A single region of the Bacillus cereus genome encodes:
- a CDS encoding GntP family permease: MVVGIVLAAVVILLLLITVVKWHPFVALILTAIGVGLAMGMPLIGTSPQHPGIIDSIKLGLGNTLGFLAIVLALGTMLGKMMAESGGAERIANTLIGRFGKKRVHWAMMFVAFLVGIPVFFQVGFVLLIPLVFTIALETGVSLITIGIPLVAGLSVVHGLVPPHPAAMAAVGIFKADVGKTILYALIVGLPTAIISGPLYGKWIGARIHKEVPLEIAEQFIERDKKKELPSFGNTLFTILLPVFLMLGASIAEVALSKTSQLAQILHFIGDPIVALLIATIYSFFSLGYAKGFSKDKVLQFTNDCLGPIANILLVIGAGGAFNKVLLDSGIGTTIAEMAKESHISPILLGWGIAALIRIATGSATVSMMTAAGIVAPIAASTPGVNVELLALATGAGSLILSHVNDSGFWMIKEYFGMTVKETLLTWTAMETILSVVALGLISLLNIFV, from the coding sequence ATGGTAGTTGGGATTGTACTAGCGGCTGTTGTCATATTACTTTTACTAATTACGGTAGTAAAATGGCATCCATTTGTCGCGTTAATTTTAACAGCAATCGGAGTTGGGCTAGCAATGGGGATGCCCTTAATTGGAACTTCACCACAACATCCGGGGATTATCGATTCTATTAAATTAGGTCTTGGTAATACGTTAGGGTTTTTGGCAATTGTTTTAGCTTTAGGAACAATGCTTGGAAAAATGATGGCTGAGTCTGGCGGTGCTGAACGAATTGCAAACACATTAATTGGACGTTTTGGGAAAAAGCGTGTTCACTGGGCAATGATGTTCGTTGCATTTTTAGTAGGGATTCCGGTGTTTTTCCAGGTTGGATTTGTACTATTAATTCCGTTAGTATTTACAATTGCGTTAGAAACAGGGGTATCACTTATTACAATCGGTATTCCGCTAGTAGCAGGCCTTTCGGTTGTACACGGACTTGTTCCACCGCATCCAGCAGCAATGGCAGCGGTAGGTATATTTAAAGCAGATGTAGGGAAGACAATTTTATATGCATTAATTGTCGGACTTCCAACTGCAATAATTTCAGGTCCGCTTTACGGGAAATGGATCGGTGCTCGTATACATAAAGAAGTACCATTAGAGATAGCGGAGCAATTTATTGAAAGAGATAAGAAGAAGGAACTTCCTAGTTTCGGAAATACATTGTTTACTATTTTACTTCCAGTATTTCTTATGCTAGGTGCATCCATTGCGGAAGTAGCGTTAAGCAAAACAAGTCAACTTGCACAAATATTGCACTTTATTGGAGATCCAATAGTCGCATTATTAATTGCAACGATATATTCTTTCTTTAGTCTTGGTTATGCAAAAGGTTTCTCAAAAGATAAAGTATTACAATTTACAAATGATTGCTTAGGACCTATTGCGAACATCCTGTTAGTTATTGGTGCAGGCGGCGCCTTTAATAAAGTATTGTTAGATTCTGGAATAGGAACGACAATCGCAGAAATGGCGAAAGAATCTCATATTTCACCGATATTATTAGGTTGGGGAATTGCAGCACTTATCCGAATCGCGACTGGATCTGCTACAGTTTCTATGATGACAGCAGCTGGAATTGTAGCGCCAATTGCAGCAAGTACACCGGGTGTAAATGTTGAACTACTAGCACTTGCAACAGGAGCAGGATCATTAATATTATCACATGTGAACGATTCTGGATTTTGGATGATTAAAGAGTATTTCGGAATGACTGTGAAAGAAACATTATTAACATGGACTGCAATGGAGACAATACTATCTGTTGTAGCACTGGGACTAATTTCGTTATTAAATATATTTGTATAG